The Candidatus Edwardsbacteria bacterium RifOxyA12_full_54_48 region AAGGCCAAGAAACTGGAGGCCGAGGGCAAGAAGATCATCCACCTGGAGATCGGCGAGCCGGATTTTGACACCCCCAGGAACATCAAGGAGGCCGCCAAGAAGGCCCTGGATGCCGGCCAGACCCACTACGGGCCGTCGGCCGGCCTGCCCGAGCACCGTCAGGCCATCGCCCAGTATTACTCCCAGCAGATCGGTGTCCAATACGGGCCGGAGAACGTGGTGGTGACCCCGGGGGCCAAGCCCATCATGTCCTTCGCCATCACCGCCCTGCTGGAAGAGGGCGACGAGTGCCTGGTGCCGGATCCCGGCTTTCCCATCTACCAGTCCATGGTCAAGTTCAACGGCGGGGTGCCGGTGCCGCTGCCGCTGAGGGAATCCAACGATTTCCGGCTGGACGTCAATGAGCTTAAATCCAAGATCACCAAGAAGACCAAGCTGATCATCATCAACTCGCCCCACAACCCCACCGGCGGGATACTGACCCGGGACGACCTGAAGGCGGTGGCCGATATTGCGGTCAACAATAATATTCCGGTGCTGGCCGACGAGATCTACGACCGGATGATCTACGAAGGCCAGTTCGAGAGCATCGCCCAGTTTCCGGGCATGAAGGACCTGACCATCATACTCAACGGCTATTCCAAGACCTACGCCATGACCGGCTGGCGGGTGGGCTACGGCCTGATGCCGGTGGAGCTGGTGGGGCACATGGCCCAGCTGATGACCAACATCAACTCCTGCACCGCCACCTTCAGCCAGATCGCCTGCATCGAGGCCCTCAAAGGCCCGCAGGACGAGGTAACCGCCATGATGACCGAGTTCAAGAAGCGCCGGGATTTCATCGTCGACCGCATCAACCGGATACCAAAACTGTCCTGCCGCAAGCCGGCCGGGGCCTTCTACATCTTCGTCAACATCAAGCAGACCGGGATGGACTCCCGCAAGTTCACCGACTTTCTGTTGAACGACTGCGGGATCTGCGCCCTGGCCGGGGCCAACTTCGGGGCCGAGGGCGAGGGCTACGTCCGCTTCTCCTACGCCAACACCATCGAGAACCTGGCCGAGGCGGCGGATAGGATAGAGAAGGCCCTGTCCAGGAAGTAAATAAACCATCTATTGGGAGGACGAAATGGACGAGTTGACAGCTGTTAAGCTGGCGATACGTATGGAGGAAAAGGCCGCCCTGTTCTACAGCGAAGCGGCCAGGCAGACCAACGATCCCCAGGCCAAAAAGATCCTGGGGAAATTTTCGGAGGACGAAGAGAAGCATGGGCAGTTCCTTCAGACCCTGGTGGATAGCTATTACATCAAGAACGGGAGTTTCGATCCTCCGGATCTGACGGCCACCGAGTATCCAGTCAACAAAGACGGCCCGATCTACGGCAAGAGCATGAAAGAACTTTCCAGCCATCCGGAACCCGTGGCGGCGGCAGTGGAAAAATTCGCCCTGGCCGAGGGGGAGGCCATAGCACTTTACCGCAAGCTCTCCGCCGAGAGCCAGGACAAGGCCCTGTCCGAGTTCTTCGCCAAGCTGGCCGACTGGGAGCAAAGGCACCTGGACCTGCTGCGGAAGCAGGGCGAGTCCTTCAGGGCCCAGCGGACCTGACCAAGCCAGCCGACCGGACAGAAAAAGCTTTGGCCGATTAATTTTTACCGCAAAGACACGAAGATCGCAAAGGGTTTCAAAGAAATACTTTACACTATGGATAAAAATTATCTTTCCTGGTTCAAGGCCCTCGACATCGCCCTGCAGGACCGCAGGGACTGCTTTCATCTGTTGTCCAGCAACGTCTATGAACCGCTGGACATGCTGGAGAATCACATCAAGCAGAACTGGGACGAGCTGCGGCGGCTGCAATCATACAACAACGACTGGGGGCACCCGGTGCTCAAACAGCTGATAGCAGCCCGCTACGGGGTCAAGCCCGCCAATATCCTGCTGACCAACGGCTGCACCAACGCCACCTATCTGGCCATAATCTCCCAGGTCAAGCCCGGCGACACCGTCATCTGCGAGACCCCGGCCTACCAGCCGATGTGGCAGACTGCCGAGCTGTTGGGCGCAAAGGTCAAATGGCTGAAGCGCCGGCCTCCGCACTACGGGGTGGATCCCGATGAACTGGCCGGCCTGATCGATAAAAAGACCAGTTTGGTAGTCCTGACCAACCTGCACAACCCCAGCGGGGCGCATCTATGCAAAAAGGAACTGGCGAAGATAGCCCGGGCGGTGAGACGGAAGAACAGAAAGACCCGGATCCTGATGGACGAGGTCTTCCGCGACTTCGTGCCTGACCAGCCGGCCTGCACCATTGATCAGGTCTACCTCTCCACCGGCAGCCTGTCCAAGGTCTACGGGCTGAGCCACCTGGAATGCGGCTGGATCCTGGCCGATAAGAAGACCATCGATCGCATCTCTCCGTACTTCGTGCTGTCCGATGGCAACGGCTCGCGCTATCTGGAGTCCATGTCGGCGGTGGTGTTTGAATATCTCGACACATACTTATCCCGGTCTCAGGACATCGTGGCCCGCAACCGGAAGGAGCTGGTCAAGGCGGCCGGACCGCTGATAAAAGAAGGCCTGAT contains the following coding sequences:
- a CDS encoding aspartate aminotransferase, producing the protein MKFAAKMEKLKVETAFEMMAKAKKLEAEGKKIIHLEIGEPDFDTPRNIKEAAKKALDAGQTHYGPSAGLPEHRQAIAQYYSQQIGVQYGPENVVVTPGAKPIMSFAITALLEEGDECLVPDPGFPIYQSMVKFNGGVPVPLPLRESNDFRLDVNELKSKITKKTKLIIINSPHNPTGGILTRDDLKAVADIAVNNNIPVLADEIYDRMIYEGQFESIAQFPGMKDLTIILNGYSKTYAMTGWRVGYGLMPVELVGHMAQLMTNINSCTATFSQIACIEALKGPQDEVTAMMTEFKKRRDFIVDRINRIPKLSCRKPAGAFYIFVNIKQTGMDSRKFTDFLLNDCGICALAGANFGAEGEGYVRFSYANTIENLAEAADRIEKALSRK